In Pseudomonas rhizosphaerae, one DNA window encodes the following:
- a CDS encoding M16 family metallopeptidase: MHERVKSAPGTQPRLLCLWLLAATLLCAGREAVALDRFQVEGYLLPNGLQLLLKPGDERAHVSIRLVVGVGFDDFSCTDQELPHLLEHLLFSGIDEHGEGGLEERMQALGGEWNAFTSSADTTFVIEAPARNQRKVLDLLLAAVTQTVIDEKALASAKRIIEHEDGGHHSHLQRLLDKPTQNDVSSQLAVELGLKCPQAAEVADLTLEQVREVRQNWYAPNNMSLIVVGGLDKLLPAYLERTWGALDAVEPSDHQDLRSVTHEAEPQAEAIRGWLGDNATLHLYFLEPVLDTAHPATLDLLQSYLEWELYRELRLAHGLSYGPWVARESYGDSGLLSLNADVDLADIGQTGLVMGQMIARLREEGVDPATFKRLKNLAITRQAWAAQGNIALADYYWGALADYTDGRFASPARQLGQVTLDDANTALRQLVSQPGYIRVEKPLLSYDQLYQIAWAVLIGLAAVLVGLMLWRRRARGR; this comes from the coding sequence ATGCACGAGCGGGTGAAAAGCGCTCCCGGCACACAGCCCCGCCTGCTGTGCCTGTGGCTTCTGGCGGCGACGCTGTTGTGCGCCGGCCGTGAAGCCGTGGCGCTGGACCGCTTCCAGGTCGAGGGTTATCTGCTGCCCAATGGCCTGCAACTGTTGCTCAAGCCTGGCGACGAGCGCGCCCATGTGTCGATCCGCCTAGTCGTTGGAGTAGGGTTCGACGACTTCTCCTGCACCGATCAAGAACTGCCCCACCTGCTCGAGCATCTGCTGTTCAGTGGTATCGACGAGCATGGCGAAGGCGGTCTCGAAGAGCGCATGCAAGCCTTGGGCGGCGAATGGAATGCGTTCACCAGCAGTGCCGACACCACGTTCGTGATCGAAGCACCCGCGCGCAATCAGCGCAAGGTGCTCGACCTGCTGCTGGCTGCCGTCACCCAGACCGTCATCGACGAAAAAGCCCTCGCCAGTGCCAAGCGCATCATCGAGCACGAAGACGGCGGACATCACTCCCATCTGCAACGGTTGCTCGACAAGCCCACCCAGAACGACGTCAGCAGTCAGCTGGCTGTCGAACTGGGGCTCAAGTGCCCGCAGGCGGCCGAGGTCGCCGACCTGACCCTGGAGCAGGTGCGTGAGGTGCGGCAGAACTGGTATGCGCCGAACAACATGAGCCTGATCGTGGTGGGGGGCCTGGACAAACTGTTGCCGGCTTATCTGGAGCGTACCTGGGGTGCGCTGGATGCGGTCGAGCCCAGCGATCATCAAGACCTGCGTTCCGTCACCCACGAAGCCGAGCCCCAGGCCGAAGCAATACGCGGTTGGCTGGGCGACAACGCCACACTGCACCTGTATTTCCTCGAGCCAGTGCTGGACACCGCGCACCCGGCCACCCTGGACCTGCTGCAGAGCTATCTGGAGTGGGAGCTGTACCGCGAGCTGCGGCTTGCCCATGGATTGTCGTACGGGCCTTGGGTCGCACGCGAGTCGTATGGCGACAGCGGCCTGCTGAGCCTGAACGCCGATGTCGACCTGGCCGATATCGGTCAGACCGGCCTGGTCATGGGGCAGATGATCGCGCGCTTGCGCGAGGAGGGGGTGGACCCGGCGACGTTCAAGCGTCTCAAGAACCTGGCGATCACCCGGCAGGCGTGGGCGGCTCAAGGCAACATTGCCTTGGCCGACTACTATTGGGGAGCACTGGCTGACTACACCGATGGCCGCTTCGCCAGTCCCGCGCGGCAGTTGGGGCAAGTTACCCTGGACGACGCCAATACGGCTTTGCGCCAGCTGGTGAGCCAACCGGGGTATATACGGGTGGAAAAACCCCTGCTCAGCTACGACCAGCTCTATCAGATCGCCTGGGCGGTATTGATCGGCCTGGCGGCCGTGCTGGTTGGCTTGATGCTATGGCGCCGACGCGCCAGGGGACGCTGA
- a CDS encoding DUF5924 family protein, with translation MPYFVQRLIDLIKRYPGVIALGGFLSGIGSFVLVDRQAGLASWIAVGMLLTWVWLMLENTFTQLFTRVFKREIPTPVLRYATQMIHQESLFFVLPFFYITTTWNSGQWVFTGLLTLAGLVSIIDPLYYKWVAPRRWLFMALHTFTLFAALLTALPIILHLTTDESFKLALATAMLLAFPSLAVSIPINNWRRGVALVLATLMIGGAGWLLRSWVPPATLWLTEVAVTIELDNRSRTHGESLETVSAAQMRSSGLYAYTAINAPRGLDERIYHVWQHNGKEVDRIALDIHGGRKEGYRAWTHKQNFPGDVAGRWQVRVLTEDGQIVGVLRFKVTDDATQAAVAPKNQ, from the coding sequence ATGCCGTACTTCGTTCAGCGCCTCATCGACCTTATCAAACGCTACCCGGGAGTGATCGCCCTGGGCGGTTTCCTGTCCGGGATCGGCAGCTTCGTACTGGTCGATCGGCAAGCGGGGCTGGCCAGTTGGATCGCCGTGGGGATGCTGCTGACCTGGGTCTGGCTGATGCTGGAGAACACCTTCACCCAGCTGTTCACACGCGTGTTCAAGCGTGAGATACCGACGCCGGTGCTGCGCTACGCCACGCAGATGATCCACCAGGAAAGCCTGTTCTTCGTTCTGCCTTTCTTCTACATCACCACCACGTGGAACAGCGGCCAGTGGGTGTTCACCGGCTTGCTGACCCTGGCCGGACTGGTGTCGATCATCGATCCGCTGTACTACAAATGGGTCGCGCCCAGACGCTGGCTGTTCATGGCGTTGCATACCTTTACGCTGTTCGCGGCGCTGCTCACGGCGCTGCCGATCATCCTGCATCTGACCACCGATGAAAGTTTCAAGCTGGCGCTGGCCACGGCCATGTTGCTGGCGTTTCCAAGCCTCGCCGTGAGTATCCCGATCAACAATTGGCGCCGGGGCGTGGCGCTGGTACTGGCGACGCTGATGATCGGCGGCGCGGGCTGGCTGCTGCGCTCCTGGGTGCCGCCGGCCACGCTATGGCTGACCGAGGTTGCGGTGACCATCGAACTGGACAACCGCAGCCGCACCCACGGTGAAAGCCTGGAGACGGTCAGCGCGGCGCAAATGCGCAGCAGTGGCCTGTATGCCTATACCGCAATCAATGCGCCGCGTGGGCTGGATGAACGTATCTACCATGTGTGGCAGCACAACGGTAAGGAAGTCGACCGCATCGCCCTGGACATCCACGGCGGGCGCAAGGAGGGTTACCGCGCCTGGACCCACAAGCAGAATTTCCCCGGTGACGTCGCGGGGAGATGGCAGGTGCGGGTGCTGACCGAAGATGGCCAGATCGTCGGCGTGTTGCGCTTCAAGGTAACCGACGATGCCACTCAGGCGGCAGTGGCGCCGAAGAACCAGTAG
- a CDS encoding nucleoside recognition domain-containing protein, producing MLNGLWLSFFLIAAISAFGQWLVGGNAGIFAAMVESLFAMAKLSVEVMVLLFGTLTLWLGFLKIAEKAGIVDWLAKILGPLFSRLMPEVPRGHPALGLITMNFAANGLGLDNAATPIGLKAMRSLQELNPSATTASNAQILFLVLNASSLTLLPVSIFMYRAQQGAVDPTLVFLPILLATSAGTLVGLLAVAVMQRLRLWDPVVLAYLIPGALLLGLFMAFLGTLSATALAGLSSILGNLTLFGLIILFLAIGALRKVQVYEAFVEGAKEGFDVAKSLLPYLVAMLCAVGVLRASGALELGLDGIRHLVQWLGMDTRFVDALPTALVKPFSGSAARAMLIETMQSHGVDSFAALVAATIQGSTETTFYVLAVYFGAVGIQRARHAVGCALLADLAGVIAAIIVCYWFFGATAA from the coding sequence ATGCTGAACGGCCTGTGGCTCAGCTTCTTTCTGATCGCCGCGATCTCGGCCTTTGGCCAATGGCTGGTGGGGGGCAACGCCGGCATTTTCGCAGCCATGGTCGAAAGCCTGTTCGCCATGGCCAAGCTGTCGGTGGAAGTCATGGTCCTGTTGTTCGGTACCCTCACCCTCTGGCTGGGCTTCCTGAAGATCGCCGAAAAGGCCGGCATCGTCGATTGGCTGGCCAAGATCCTCGGGCCGTTGTTCAGCCGGCTGATGCCCGAGGTCCCGCGCGGGCATCCGGCCCTGGGTCTGATCACCATGAACTTCGCCGCCAACGGCCTTGGCCTGGACAACGCTGCGACGCCCATTGGCCTCAAGGCCATGCGCTCGCTGCAGGAACTCAACCCCAGCGCCACCACCGCGAGCAACGCGCAGATCCTCTTCCTGGTGCTCAACGCCTCGTCGCTGACCCTGCTGCCGGTGTCGATCTTCATGTACCGCGCCCAGCAAGGTGCCGTCGACCCGACCCTGGTGTTCCTGCCGATCCTGCTGGCCACCTCTGCCGGCACACTCGTCGGCCTGCTCGCAGTGGCGGTGATGCAGCGCCTGCGGCTCTGGGATCCAGTCGTGCTGGCCTACCTGATTCCCGGTGCGCTGCTGCTGGGCCTGTTCATGGCATTCCTGGGCACCCTGTCGGCTACCGCCCTGGCAGGGCTGTCGTCGATTCTGGGCAACCTCACCCTGTTCGGCTTGATCATCCTCTTTCTGGCCATCGGGGCGCTGCGCAAGGTGCAAGTCTACGAAGCATTCGTCGAGGGCGCCAAGGAAGGTTTCGACGTCGCCAAGAGCCTGCTGCCCTATCTGGTCGCCATGCTCTGTGCGGTCGGCGTGCTGCGCGCTTCCGGCGCTCTGGAGCTTGGCCTGGACGGCATTCGCCATCTGGTCCAATGGCTGGGCATGGACACCCGCTTCGTCGACGCCCTGCCAACCGCACTGGTCAAGCCGTTCTCCGGCAGTGCAGCACGGGCGATGCTGATCGAAACCATGCAGTCCCACGGCGTGGACAGCTTCGCAGCCTTGGTCGCGGCCACCATCCAGGGCAGTACCGAAACCACCTTCTATGTGCTGGCCGTGTATTTCGGCGCCGTAGGCATCCAGCGCGCTCGCCATGCCGTGGGCTGTGCGCTATTGGCGGACCTGGCCGGCGTGATTGCGGCCATTATCGTGTGCTACTGGTTCTTCGGCGCCACTGCCGCCTGA
- the gltP gene encoding glutamate/aspartate:proton symporter GltP, with amino-acid sequence MKKAKLSLAWQILIGLVLGIALGALLNHFSAEKAWWISNILQPAGDIFIRLIKMIVIPIVISSLIVGIAGVGDAKKLGRIGVKTILYFEVVTTIAILVGLGLANLFQPGLGIDMSTLGTVDISQYQKTTVEVQHDHAFVATLLNLIPSNVFASIVRGDMLPIIFFSVLFGLGLSSLPSETREPLVKVFQGVSETMFKVTHMIMNYAPIGVFALIAVTVANFGFASLLPLAKLVVLVYVAILFFAIVVLGLIARLFGFSVFKLFRIFKDDLVLAYSTASSETVLPRVIEKMEAYGAPKAISSFVVPTGYSFNLDGSTLYQSIAALFIAQLYGIDLSIGQQLMLVLTLMVTSKGIAGVPGVSFVVLLATLGSVGIPLEGLAFIAGVDRIMDMARTALNVIGNALAVLVISRWEGMYDDAKGERYWNSLPHWRSKDRVAP; translated from the coding sequence ATGAAGAAGGCAAAACTGAGCCTCGCTTGGCAGATACTCATCGGCCTGGTACTGGGCATCGCCTTGGGTGCATTGCTCAATCACTTCAGTGCCGAGAAGGCCTGGTGGATCAGCAACATCCTGCAGCCTGCAGGCGATATCTTCATCCGCCTGATCAAAATGATCGTGATCCCCATTGTGATCTCTTCGCTGATCGTAGGGATAGCCGGCGTAGGCGATGCGAAAAAGCTGGGTCGCATCGGCGTGAAGACCATCCTTTATTTCGAAGTGGTAACGACGATTGCCATCTTGGTCGGCCTGGGCCTGGCCAATCTGTTCCAGCCCGGGTTGGGTATCGACATGAGTACCCTGGGTACCGTGGACATTTCCCAGTATCAGAAAACCACGGTCGAAGTGCAGCATGACCATGCGTTCGTGGCCACCCTGCTCAACCTGATTCCCTCCAATGTGTTCGCCTCGATCGTGCGCGGCGACATGCTGCCGATCATCTTTTTCTCGGTGCTGTTCGGCCTGGGCCTGTCGAGCCTGCCGAGCGAGACCCGCGAGCCCTTGGTGAAAGTCTTCCAGGGCGTGTCGGAAACCATGTTCAAGGTCACCCACATGATCATGAACTACGCCCCTATCGGCGTCTTCGCGCTGATTGCCGTAACGGTCGCCAACTTCGGCTTCGCGTCGCTGCTGCCCCTGGCCAAGCTGGTGGTACTGGTCTACGTGGCGATCCTGTTCTTCGCCATCGTCGTGCTGGGCCTGATCGCACGCCTGTTCGGCTTCTCGGTCTTCAAGCTGTTCCGGATCTTCAAGGATGACCTGGTGCTGGCGTATTCCACCGCCAGTTCGGAAACCGTCCTGCCGCGGGTGATCGAGAAGATGGAAGCCTATGGCGCGCCGAAGGCCATCAGCAGCTTCGTGGTACCGACCGGGTACTCGTTCAACCTCGATGGCTCGACCCTTTATCAAAGCATTGCTGCGCTGTTCATTGCCCAGCTGTACGGCATCGACCTGTCGATCGGGCAACAATTGATGCTGGTGCTGACCTTGATGGTCACCTCCAAAGGGATTGCCGGGGTGCCAGGCGTGTCGTTCGTGGTGTTGCTGGCCACCTTGGGCAGCGTCGGCATTCCCCTCGAAGGCCTGGCCTTCATCGCCGGCGTCGACCGCATCATGGACATGGCCCGCACCGCGCTCAACGTGATCGGCAACGCCTTGGCCGTGCTGGTGATCTCGCGCTGGGAAGGCATGTACGACGACGCCAAGGGCGAGCGCTACTGGAACTCCCTGCCGCACTGGCGCAGCAAGGACCGCGTCGCCCCCTGA
- a CDS encoding inhibitor of vertebrate lysozyme family protein — protein sequence MTCMTFKGMAMALSLFGSTMAVAANDGQARVSGLLGSSTEYRDTWQSVVQSEERLPDWIINLSGHSPEQMTAVSEDGDNYLAGPLCETAESCKSGRLLVAVSLDKEDAYALYVQVPAGLPTDKSPSRHATFRFLGKPDEGMQQMLMEQLKKDPNWY from the coding sequence ATGACCTGCATGACCTTCAAGGGTATGGCCATGGCGCTGTCGCTGTTTGGCAGCACCATGGCGGTGGCCGCCAACGACGGTCAGGCTCGAGTCAGCGGCCTTTTAGGCTCGAGCACCGAATACCGCGACACTTGGCAGTCAGTGGTCCAATCCGAGGAGCGTTTACCGGACTGGATCATCAACCTGTCAGGTCACTCGCCAGAACAGATGACTGCCGTCTCCGAAGACGGTGATAACTATCTGGCCGGTCCATTGTGTGAAACCGCCGAGAGCTGCAAGAGCGGACGCTTGTTGGTAGCCGTGAGTCTGGACAAGGAAGATGCCTACGCATTGTATGTCCAGGTACCCGCTGGCCTGCCTACGGACAAGTCACCTTCGCGTCACGCCACCTTTCGCTTTCTCGGAAAGCCTGATGAAGGCATGCAACAGATGCTCATGGAACAGTTGAAGAAAGATCCCAACTGGTATTGA
- a CDS encoding DUF1328 domain-containing protein: MLSWAVTFLIIAIIAAVLGFGGIAGTAAGIAKILFVVFLVLFVVSFIFGRRGRG, encoded by the coding sequence ATGCTGAGTTGGGCAGTCACATTCCTGATCATCGCCATCATCGCCGCCGTTCTGGGCTTCGGTGGTATCGCCGGCACCGCGGCAGGCATCGCCAAGATCCTGTTCGTAGTCTTCCTGGTATTGTTCGTGGTTTCGTTCATTTTCGGCCGTCGCGGTCGAGGCTGA
- a CDS encoding BON domain-containing protein — MHGIKRLTLASVIAGLVGLSSLATAATPGSLEQQLQAARQEGSIWTALALNRQLNGFEFGVEVNDGTAILTGAVEDEVDRELAEQVALNTQGIGKVDNRLTVNPELVEHVNQRQQFAQHLEDATLTAIIKSKLLWNTSTQALDIVVTTADGVVTLKGQAQTADAKQLAGTLATNTDGVYQVNNLISLGAADTATTRAETQAKKTEEALSDTWVTSKIKASLLLNRDLDGLSIDVETRTGMVTLKGDVSSSEQKTLAVEVARNIRGVRGVDADLLKVSKPII, encoded by the coding sequence ATGCACGGTATAAAACGACTCACCCTGGCGAGCGTTATCGCAGGTCTGGTAGGCCTGTCTTCACTGGCCACGGCGGCCACTCCCGGCAGTCTCGAGCAGCAACTGCAAGCGGCGCGTCAGGAGGGCTCGATCTGGACAGCATTGGCCTTGAATCGCCAACTCAACGGCTTCGAGTTCGGCGTGGAGGTCAATGACGGCACAGCTATCCTGACCGGCGCCGTGGAGGATGAGGTCGATCGCGAGCTCGCCGAGCAAGTGGCACTCAACACTCAAGGCATCGGCAAGGTCGATAACCGTCTGACCGTGAATCCGGAACTGGTCGAGCACGTCAATCAGCGACAGCAGTTCGCCCAGCACCTCGAAGACGCCACCCTCACGGCAATCATCAAGTCCAAGTTGCTGTGGAACACCAGTACGCAAGCACTGGACATCGTGGTCACCACTGCCGACGGTGTCGTTACGCTCAAGGGCCAAGCACAGACCGCGGATGCCAAGCAGCTCGCTGGCACACTGGCCACCAATACTGATGGCGTTTATCAAGTGAACAACCTCATCAGCCTGGGTGCAGCGGATACGGCAACCACCCGCGCTGAAACCCAGGCCAAGAAAACCGAGGAGGCCTTGAGCGATACGTGGGTCACCAGCAAGATCAAGGCGAGCCTGCTGCTGAATCGCGATCTGGACGGCCTGAGCATCGACGTCGAGACGCGCACCGGCATGGTGACGCTCAAAGGCGATGTCTCCAGTTCCGAGCAAAAAACCCTTGCGGTAGAAGTGGCGCGCAACATTCGCGGCGTTCGTGGTGTGGACGCCGATCTGCTGAAAGTATCCAAGCCGATAATCTGA
- the algB gene encoding sigma-54-dependent response regulator transcription factor AlgB, protein MESGTEHKGRILLVDDESAILRTFRYCLEDEGYSVATANSAHQADTLMQRQVFDLCFLDLRLGEDNGLDVLAQMRVQAPWMRVVIVTAHSAVDTAVDAIQAGAADYLVKPCSPDQLRLATAKQLEVRQLSARLEALEGEVRKPKDGLDSHSPAMMVVLETARQVAVTDANILILGESGTGKGELARAIHGWSKRAKKSCVTINCPSLTAELMESELFGHSRGAFTGASESTLGRVNQADGGTLFLDEIGDFPLTLQPKLLRFIQDKEYERVGDPVTRRADVRILAATNLNLEDMVREGRFREDLLYRLNVITLHLPPLRERSEDILTLADRFLARFVKEYARPARGFSEEARAALLNYRWPGNIRELRNVIERASIICPQERVEVSHLGMAEQPANNAPRIGAALSLDELEKAHIGAVLATSDTLDQAAKTLGIDASTLYRKRKQYNL, encoded by the coding sequence ATGGAATCTGGCACGGAGCATAAGGGCCGCATTCTGCTGGTCGACGATGAGTCCGCCATCCTGCGTACCTTTCGCTATTGCCTGGAAGACGAGGGCTACAGCGTGGCGACGGCCAATAGCGCCCATCAGGCAGATACGCTGATGCAGCGCCAGGTATTCGACCTGTGCTTCCTCGACTTGCGCCTTGGCGAAGACAACGGCCTGGACGTGTTGGCCCAGATGCGCGTGCAGGCGCCGTGGATGCGCGTGGTGATCGTCACCGCACATTCGGCGGTGGACACCGCGGTTGATGCGATCCAGGCCGGGGCCGCTGACTATCTGGTCAAGCCCTGCAGCCCCGATCAACTGCGTCTGGCAACCGCCAAGCAGTTGGAAGTACGCCAGTTGTCGGCACGGCTCGAAGCCCTCGAGGGCGAGGTCCGCAAGCCCAAGGACGGTCTGGACTCGCACAGCCCGGCGATGATGGTCGTACTGGAAACCGCGCGCCAAGTAGCGGTCACCGACGCCAACATCCTGATTCTGGGCGAATCAGGTACCGGCAAGGGCGAACTGGCACGGGCCATCCATGGCTGGAGCAAGCGCGCCAAGAAAAGCTGCGTGACCATCAATTGTCCGTCCCTGACGGCCGAGTTGATGGAAAGCGAGCTGTTCGGCCACAGCCGCGGCGCGTTCACCGGCGCCAGTGAAAGCACCCTTGGGCGAGTCAACCAAGCCGATGGCGGCACCTTGTTTCTTGACGAGATCGGCGACTTTCCCCTGACTCTGCAACCCAAGTTGCTGCGTTTCATCCAAGACAAGGAATACGAGCGGGTCGGTGACCCGGTAACGCGGCGCGCCGACGTGCGCATCCTGGCGGCGACCAACCTCAACCTCGAAGACATGGTCCGCGAAGGTCGTTTTCGTGAGGACCTGCTGTATCGCCTGAACGTGATTACCCTGCACCTGCCACCGCTGCGCGAGCGCAGTGAAGACATTCTTACCCTGGCCGACCGCTTTCTGGCGCGCTTCGTCAAGGAATACGCGCGGCCCGCGCGTGGCTTCAGCGAGGAAGCCCGCGCGGCGCTGCTCAACTACCGCTGGCCGGGTAACATCCGCGAACTGCGCAACGTGATCGAACGGGCCAGCATCATCTGTCCCCAGGAGCGCGTCGAGGTCAGCCATCTGGGCATGGCCGAGCAGCCTGCCAACAACGCACCGCGCATCGGTGCCGCGCTGAGCCTGGACGAATTGGAAAAGGCTCACATCGGCGCCGTTCTGGCCACCAGCGACACCCTGGATCAAGCCGCCAAGACCCTGGGGATCGATGCGTCGACGCTTTACCGCAAACGCAAACAGTACAACCTATGA
- a CDS encoding KinB sensor domain-containing domain — MKLAMKLHTRLFLSISALITVALLGLVLGLVTVMQMAASQESMLRSHFTTLDLGLKMRQNLGDQLIMMLDPQPDAAGIEQAQGQLKALLDEGIAHEQSHSAHYGFLQSAEHFQAFVEQYRATASQHLPLSHNPPLSQAFNTLRTGLIDSYKGTLESISALEHESHQRAMWVSGLLGLVGLAVLIVGYFTAHGIARRFGGPIEALAKAADDISQGNYDVQLPVSPAAELNRLASRFGTMAHALRQHQATNVDELRAGQQRLQAVLDSIDDGLLMIDRQGHLEHLNPVAQRQLGWEDHRLGLGLGEALGRPDLDEQLNLILRGGSMERALDDLSFEVDGETRLLSYSLTPVTHTQGNILGAVMVLHDVTEQRAFARVRSEFVLRASHELRTPVTGMHMAFGLFQERVHFPEQSREADLLMTVNEEMQRLMQLINDLLNFSRYQNGLQKLVLAPCALDDLLQRAYERFASRAHELGIELTIELAEGLPRLHVDAGQLDRVLDNLLENALRHTSENGHIRLQARRHADRVIISVEDNGEGIAYGQQGRIFEPFVQVGRKKGGAGLGLALCKEIVQLHGGRMGVYSRPGQGTQFYMTLSV; from the coding sequence ATGAAGCTGGCCATGAAGCTGCATACCCGACTGTTTCTCAGCATATCGGCGCTGATTACCGTCGCGTTGCTGGGTTTGGTCCTGGGTCTGGTGACCGTGATGCAAATGGCTGCCTCGCAGGAGAGCATGCTGCGCAGCCATTTCACCACACTGGATTTGGGGCTCAAGATGCGCCAGAACCTGGGTGATCAGCTGATCATGATGCTCGACCCGCAGCCCGATGCTGCTGGCATCGAACAGGCACAGGGGCAGCTCAAGGCATTGCTCGACGAGGGCATCGCGCACGAACAAAGCCACAGTGCCCACTATGGGTTTCTACAGTCTGCCGAGCACTTCCAGGCTTTCGTCGAGCAATACCGCGCCACGGCCTCGCAACACCTGCCGTTGAGTCACAACCCACCCTTGAGCCAGGCATTCAATACCCTGCGCACGGGGCTGATCGACTCCTACAAGGGCACCTTGGAAAGCATCAGTGCGCTGGAGCACGAGTCCCACCAACGGGCGATGTGGGTGTCGGGCTTGCTCGGGCTGGTGGGTCTGGCGGTGCTGATCGTCGGTTACTTCACGGCGCACGGTATCGCGCGGCGCTTCGGTGGGCCCATCGAAGCCTTGGCCAAGGCCGCGGACGACATCAGTCAAGGCAACTACGATGTGCAGCTGCCGGTTTCTCCGGCGGCCGAACTGAACCGGCTGGCCAGCCGTTTCGGTACCATGGCCCACGCACTGCGCCAGCACCAGGCGACCAACGTCGATGAGCTTCGCGCCGGCCAGCAGCGTCTGCAGGCGGTGCTGGACAGCATCGACGACGGCCTGCTGATGATCGACCGGCAAGGCCATCTGGAGCACTTGAACCCGGTTGCACAACGCCAGTTGGGTTGGGAAGACCATCGCCTGGGCTTGGGTCTGGGCGAGGCACTGGGCAGGCCGGACCTGGACGAGCAGCTGAATCTGATCCTGCGCGGCGGCAGCATGGAGCGCGCGCTGGACGACCTGAGCTTCGAGGTCGACGGCGAGACGCGGCTGCTGTCGTACAGCCTGACTCCGGTGACCCATACCCAAGGCAATATTCTTGGGGCAGTCATGGTGCTGCACGATGTGACCGAACAGCGTGCCTTCGCCCGCGTGCGCAGCGAGTTCGTCTTGCGTGCCTCCCATGAGCTGCGTACGCCGGTAACAGGCATGCACATGGCCTTCGGGTTGTTTCAGGAGCGTGTGCATTTCCCCGAGCAGAGCCGCGAGGCCGATCTGCTGATGACGGTGAACGAAGAGATGCAGCGCTTGATGCAGTTGATCAACGACCTGCTCAACTTCTCGCGCTATCAGAATGGTCTGCAGAAATTGGTCCTGGCACCTTGTGCGCTGGATGATCTGTTGCAGCGCGCCTACGAGCGCTTCGCCAGCCGCGCCCATGAGCTGGGCATCGAGCTGACCATCGAACTGGCCGAAGGGCTGCCACGCCTGCACGTGGATGCCGGGCAACTGGACCGAGTCCTGGACAACTTGCTGGAAAATGCGCTGCGACACACGTCGGAAAACGGCCATATCCGCTTACAGGCCCGTCGGCATGCCGACCGGGTGATCATCAGCGTCGAAGACAACGGCGAGGGCATCGCCTATGGTCAGCAAGGGCGGATCTTCGAGCCTTTCGTCCAGGTGGGACGCAAGAAGGGCGGCGCTGGTCTGGGCCTGGCCCTGTGCAAGGAAATCGTGCAGCTGCACGGTGGGCGCATGGGTGTTTATTCAAGACCGGGGCAAGGCACGCAGTTCTACATGACCCTGTCGGTCTAG